The region GGTGAggtgctgaggaggatgagaggtAGAAAtggaaggaaaaaaaggtgagggggagggatatCGGGGTGTTTATATAGACTTTTCTATCATCGTTGTTGGTCTCGGGAGAAAGCGTTGGCTTGCGTGTTGGCTGCATATAGAGAGTAGTTTGTAATTGGACGGTGAGATAGGTGTTGGTTTGAAGACCTGAATGATGATTATTATATCTTGATGTTTCTCACCTTTGCATTTTTGAGGCAAATGACTTGCTTTCCGTCGACTGGTGAGATCAGCATAGCTGTGACATGTTGGTCTGTCATGGAAGTTCGATGGATGAGCACCTGAAGTGTCTTGTGAGAGACTCATCCATAAACTAAACAAGGTTAGCCTTTTAGTCAAGAGTACTCTGACTTCAATCACATGTGAGTATGAAGGTGGGTGTCAGTCTAGAAGAAGCACAGCTGGTGCTCGGGCATGGTAGGCACTCAGCAAAGATAACTCGTAAACTGACAGATGTGCTCTTTGGCCGCACTCTTGACATGTCGTCTACCAAAGCTGCCGCAAAAGCTAGTCACGCAAGTCTATTCATAAGCCTCGTACCCATTCATTGCTAACCTCACAAGAACACCGATCCCCAACCTACGCTACCAATCCCatcctcccaaaccccctccccatcccaccaccccctacGCTTGATCAATTCCCAGCAAACAAATTAACAtaaaccccccacccaacccccgccAAGCCCCCAACCAAATTCCTCATCTCCACGCTCTTCAAAAACGTAAAGTTCACCAAACTGATCACCGGCCAAAACTTCCACCCCGCCTTGACAATCCCCCAAAACTCCCCCCTTGTCCTCTCCCACACAACTCCCCAGTTCACATCTTGAGCCCTTACCACGCCCTTTTCCCCAAACAGAAACCCCAGGCTCGTCTGTGCCTCTAGTTCGTGATGTGCCATGCCCATTTGAATCCCGTTCATAAACATCGAGTACAAAAACGTGTTCACCGCCGCGCCGACCGTCTGATCCAACAGGGTCTTAATGGCGGTGTTCCGCCTGTTCAGCTTTGGCTCGACAAGtttcccttccttctcctcggcgtcgAGTTCTGCTTCTGAACCCTTTGACGCGGAGGCGATGGCTTccggggtgggggaggggtggtaaGAAGGGAAGGTGGACTCGAGGTATTCCTGCCAGAGGATgttggggggggtgttgacCAGGCCGAAGAGGACGTattggaagagggagaggaggttgattgTGATTAGTTTctgtggtgggggtgttAGTGATATGAATGAGCGGTAATaggggaggggaatgagGTACGTTATCTCTCTGAGCGGCAATGACCTGGGCTATGATGTTGGATAGGGAGCCTATCACGGCGGCTTGTATGAGCGCGAATTGCATAGGTGAGAGTGCCATGGTGGCCAGTGGTAATGCCAGCTCTACCGGCGGGCTGGGAAAGTAACAACGACTTTTGAATTCCAGTGAAATCAATCGTGACACAGACAACACAACAATGAGaccgaaaagaaaaaaagaggaaacgAGATTCTTATGAAGACCAGCCGCCCGTTTGTCTTGTTTAAGTCCTGACGTTGAGAGAGCCCAAGAGGCACCAATCGCCCCACTTCTCAGCCATGTGGTTGTGCAGCGCGATCGGTGTCAAACTCCCCTACCACCCATGCCCTTGAGGCGTGGCCTGAAAGGACCGCGGGCAAAAGAGCCCAGTCCCGCGCCCGGAATCTCGCACACAGCAGATGTGTGCAAACAACGCACCTTGCCGGTTTCTCTGCCCCTGACGGAATCAAACTAGAACCTATCCGCGGGCAAGCAAAGACCAAATTAATGTTTATATGATTACCAGCTCCGTGTGATTACGAGTTCTGGGTAATGGCTGTCTAGATAAACCTCCCTGACTGGGCAGACGTTGCATCTCTCGGCTGAGGCCATAACACATTACTTCTCATTACGttcctaaatatatagttGAACGTTATACAATACGCTTCGTTCCGTCCAAACGAACCGGATCACCAGAATGCCCCATTGATGCGTCTATAAAGCTGCGCCGCCATCCAGATGATAAGTTGCACAGGTCTTATGGCCTGCAGAGAATCCACATGAGGAGAGCCTGCACAGGATACGAATACGCAAACAAAAACTGGGTTCGCTGGCTTCTCTTCGCCCGCGAGTCGAGGGGGTGCATGGTCTGCATGGGGCcttggttggtgttgttgttttctgGCAGAAGGACGTACTTGAGAGAGCGCATCTAATACACATGGTTAGCTGGCGTCGTTTGGATCAAAAGAAGAGCTGGGCAATCGGAACGTACCAGGAACAACGAGTTAGCCAAGCATGTGTAGACAAACAAAGTCCAGCCCACCCAGCCGCCGGTACCCTTGCCCCCATTGAAGATCTCCGACACCGCAATCGTCACAATAACTCCCACGAACTTGTAGCCGCTGTATGCCATAAGATCCAGCAGCTGCGACTGGTTGGAGATATTCAGGAGATAGCACCCTATTCTAAGGGCCAAAATTTCCAGAATCATCATCACGATCGCGATCGTAGCGACGCTGCCGAACAGCTGGGGTTCGAACTCGCCTCGGAAGCCGGCAAAAAGAGTTCGTAGAAAGACGTATGTGACGATTGACATGACCGGGATGTACATGTCGGGACTGTTGATGTCGTCTCGGGGGGGGAGGTAGAACCATGCTTCCTGGCCGCCGCCAGCACCAACCTCGGATGCCTGGCGACGCGTCCATGGCTTGTGTCGCCATGGAAAGAGGACCAAAAAGAGCTTGTTGATAACGTACGAGTTCGTCACGTTGAAATAGTGCTTCAGTGCCGAGACGTTGACCAAGCGATTGACCTGTCCAGATCACTGTTAGTCTAATGTTTACTCCCAATTAAGCAAAGGTCATCCAACATTTTTCTCTAGATAGTCCTGGCCCTGCCGGAATGCTGTCTGGCCAAACTGCGTAGCTATTTGCGCAGTTGGGTCATTCATGAAGTTGCCATATTGCGCAAACATGTTACCGCCCGGCGgcgcttgctgctgttgctgcggaTAAGGACTCCCATCGTACCCGTGGCCTTGGGGCTGCGATGTtagtggaggaggtgatcGAAGTTGGGGGACGGTCGAGACGTGTTGCGGGACTGGGTGGTGTAGCGGAGGCGATTGCCCATACGTCGGTCGCTGCATTCTGGCGGTTGTAACGAAGGGAGTTTAGATATAGAGCGGTTAATTGTCGATGTCTTCGAGTCGAGAATATGATGGATTCAGCGCCTGAAATGGGATGTGCTCGATGTGGTGTCACTGCGTGGATAGTCGTCGTCGGTTGGCTTCGGAGGCCGCAAGTCGGTCTGTTTTTGGACATGTGTTTTAAACAATTTCTCGATGCTGTCATCTCCCCTGAGCCACAAGCTTGTCGCGCCAGCGGGCGCCGGCTAATCCCCGGTCAGCGACCCAGAGGCCCATTGCGCCAATGATAGCCCCCCCCGTTATCGATAATAGCGGGGACCTGGGACCATGATGGCAACTGACAGCGTTACAGTCCGCCGTCAACGGGACGGGAGCTTTCTCATTGCGACAGCGCTCCCAGAACATAGCATCCTATTCCAACGTGCAGCTTACATTTTTAACCAGCAGTACCACCAAGGACGACATCTTGCCATGCTGGACACTTTCGAAATTCTGACCACGTCCGGAGTGGTCCTCTGGTCAAGGACTTACGCCGCTGTCAGCCCATCCGTGGTCAACAACTTCATCAATGACGTCTTTATCGAGGAGAAGAGTTCAGTTGCCGGCGCAAAGAACGGCGCTTCTGCCGCTGAGAACCCTTCGTACAAACATGACCAACACACTTTGCGCTGGACCTTCGAAAAGGAATTGGGCATCATTTTCGTGGTCGGTAGTACCTTGAGGGGCAACCTTTTCTACCCCTGAATTCAGCTGACCCTTTTGTTTGCTAGGCCGTGTACCGTTCTCTGCTCCACATCTCCTGGATCGATAAACTGGTCGACAACATCAGGGCTATCTTCGTTGGCCTCTACCGTGACGAGTTAACCAAGCCGAATACCACCATCGTCGAGTGCCTCACCTTTGACCAGTATTTCGACCAACAACTTCGAGAGCTTGAACAGGCCGGTGGCAAATCGGACACGCGCGCACTGAAAAGTGAAGTGTTATCCGAAGATACGGGCGAtgaacctccctccccaccaaacaACCGCGGCCAACAAGCCTTCCGCGGGGTATCACCAGGCTCGAGTCCAAATGTTTCGCGCCCAGGTACCCCCAGCGCAAGCCATCTGCTGGTCGCCAAGGCTGGACCGGGGGCGAAATTGTCCAGAAGAGCGAGAAAAATGCAGAGTACCACCTCAGCTCCAGTATCGTCTGGTGACGAAGGCTCGGCCAggaaggccaaggccaagccAGTGAAGCGCGGGAGGAAATGGGATGCCGATGGGCTTGCTGATGAAGACGATGGTGTTCAGCTTGACTACTCGGttcccaccctcaccagTGATAATGAAGCTGAGCCCGGTGCGAGACCAGGTGCCGTAGAAGAGGTGGACGCGTCGACATGGGGTTCCCAGACCAAGGGAAAGTTTGTCCTGAGAGACTTGGGCGATGAAGTCAACTCGATTCTGGCTGATGCCGATGCGAAGAAGAATGCTGCTACCAAGACCGACGCGCCTAGTGGTCTCGTAGGCACTGGTCTCAGTGCTATCGGAGGGTTGTTCAGGAACGTGGTGGGCGGAAAGGTTTTGACAAAGCAAGACCTGGATAAGGCGATGAAGGGAATGGAGGAGCATTTGCTCAAAAAGAACGTTGCGCGCGAGGCGGCGATACGTCTTTgcgagggtgttgagaaAGAACTGGTGGGGGTGAAAACTGGCAGCTTTGAAAGTGCGTTGTGCCAtccttcaaccccatcatGTCAGACCATGCTAACCTCGGTACAGGTATCAACGCAAGGATACAGAAAGCTATAGAGGCTTCCCTGACGAAAATGCTtacaccaacatcatcactcgATCTCTTGAGAGAAATCGACGCGATTACCTCGCCTTCTGCGACATCGCTCCGCAAGGCCCGGCCATACGTCATGTCGATCGTCGGTGTCAACGGCGTAGGCAAGTCGACAAATCTCTCCAAAAtctgcttctttttgttgcAGAACAAGTATAAGGTTCTCATTGCTGCCGGTGACACGTTCCGTTCCGGTGCCGTCGAACAGCTCGCTGTCCACGTGCGCAACCTGAAAGAATTGACTACCCGTGAAGGTGGCCAAGTTGAGCTGTACCAGAAGGGCTATGGCAAGGATGCCGCTACTGTGGCCAAGGATGCCGTCGCGTATGCGGCACAAGAGGGATTCAACGTGGTTCTCATCGATACCGCGGGGCGTAGACACAACGACCAAAGATTGATGAGCTCCCTGGAGAAGTTTGCCAAATTTGCGCAACCAGACAAGATTTTGATGGTTGGCGAGGTAGGTTTCCTTTTCTAGATGCTATTGATCTTAACACAGATGCTGACTCGGTCTATAGGCACTTGTCGGCACAGACTCCGTTGCTCAGGCCCGGAACTTCAATGCGGCTTTTGGATCTGGTCGTTCCTTGGACGGGTTCATCATCTCGAAATGCGACACCGTCGGAGACATGGTCGGGACTTTGGTTAGTATCGTACATGCCACCAATGTCCCGGTTTTGTTCGTCGGCGTCGGCCAACACTACTCTGATTTGAGGAACTTCTCAGTCAAGTGGGCGGTTGAGAAGTTGCTGAGTAGTGCATGATTCCAGGTTACCAACAGCCTTGAAGACGTAGTTTAGTTGGATTATCGATACATAGACATTAATTGCTGTAATACTTGACCTTTGATATCTGTGAAAACATGGAAACTGATGCTGATTTAGGGGTAAAAGAAGTCGAAAGCAAATTCTCattagggttagggttccaAGGAGTTGTTGCTACTTGCTCTCTGAAGTGAAAGTCAATTAAAGAGCTGTCACGTGTCCACGCGGCGCCACGCCTTTGGACCCCCGCAACGACCGCGTTCACTTTCAACTAAGCTTCCTGAACACCAAAACACCAGGGTCCCGCCTCAAGTCACTCGCTTTCGGTCTGATCACGACCACGCCATGCCGAGGCAATATGACACCCGACTCGCGCGGCAGGACTGCCCGGTCCACACAGCATGGATTTAGCAACAATACGCTCCCCCATGGAGCACCCCCTCCATCGACCCTCGCTGCCCAGATCGTAGAGAACATCTCGTCGACATCGCGAAAGTCGCACTTGAGCGACGCTTCGACCGAAGAACTGAAGCATCTTCAGAGTCTCGTGGAAAATTACAACGCCAAATCCGAAGACATCAAGACACCAGCAGAGCAAGTCGAGTACAATCATCTACTGGTGTACATGATCGGATCTGTCTCTCTCAAAATCCTTTACTGGGACGACCCATTTTCAACCCAAGAGAAACTACACGAAGGCGCCATTGCAGCTTTTGGCTTCCTAAGAACCACTTTAACGGAGACGCCTTCCGTCTTGAAGTGCGCCACCGACGGGACGAAATACCTAAATATGGGCGAGGAGCCTCTGTGGCTATGGATATTTCCACGACTGCTCAAGATACTGGCACATAGGAGGGCGCGGGCTATTACTGGTCAAGTTGAAGCACTCTTCGATTACATCCTGGAGCTTGTAGAGGATAATGTAGGAATTTGGGACCTCGGTTTGCCGCTTATGGAGTACTTCCGTGCAATTCTTAACAGTAAGCCTACCTCTAATGTTCTTGGATATGGGAGAACAAGCCCACTAACCTTCCATTAGGTATTCTTGACATTTTTGACCCCAATTCCTCGACGACCAGAACTTCTCCTCTCCAAATCGAGCTGCCCCCAAGCGCATTTTTGAAATCAGTCTCTGAAACCCCGATCCTGAATTGCACATTCCCTCTCCAGGGTGAAGAAAATGCTATCCACTTTGCTACCAGCCTTCTTTCAATCATCCAACGCGCCATCATTCCCGGGCCTGAGGCCAATATCTCTGTTCTTTACGGCAATCATACCATCTGGGTCTTGGATCTTTTCCAGCCGCTCAGTCTCCTCGTGGCAACTTTGCCAGTCCCCTCGGAGACTAGGGTTTCGAAAATTGTTCAGATGTCTCTTGAGTTGGCAGAGGCATACAACGAACTTGGCGCCACGGATGCAATCTTCAAGCACAAGGCTAATGCCACTCTTGCTTTAGTATGCAACAACGTGATCAAAAATCCCCAACAACTACTTACCCAAGGCGATGAAGGAGTAGATGCAAGGCGCGTGATGTGTCTTGCTTTTGTTCATCTAGCAAAAGCTGCCATTGCTCATGCACCAACATCAAGTCTTATCTCTTGTGGTCTTTTTGGGATTTCAAAAGTACTGACGATGGAGAATGCTGTCATTGGGCCTGATACCGATTTCTCAGTGAGTAAAACAATATGACGTTGATGCTATAACTACGCTAACTCAAACCAAGCGAGCTGTCGAGCTTTTGGCGCAAGCAACCGTAAACCCAGCTTTCAAGGGCTTTACCGCTGAGATTCAAGCAGGCAACTTTGTGGATGCAGCACTGAAGCAACAGGTAGAAAAGCTTTTGGCCAAGAACAATCCGCCACAAGCATCCTCACACCCTCCACCGAAACGTAGGAAAACGGACTCTTCATCAGTGGCGTCCGGAGTTCTGGGTGATATTC is a window of Podospora pseudopauciseta strain CBS 411.78 chromosome 1, whole genome shotgun sequence DNA encoding:
- a CDS encoding hypothetical protein (EggNog:ENOG503P40J; COG:S) — translated: MALSPMQFALIQAAVIGSLSNIIAQVIAAQRDNKLITINLLSLFQYVLFGLVNTPPNILWQEYLESTFPSYHPSPTPEAIASASKGSEAELDAEEKEGKLVEPKLNRRNTAIKTLLDQTVGAAVNTFLYSMFMNGIQMGMAHHELEAQTSLGFLFGEKGVVRAQDVNWGVVWERTRGEFWGIVKAGWKFWPVISLVNFTFLKSVEMRNLVGGLAGVGWGVYVNLFAGN
- the hrf1 gene encoding Protein transport protein yif1 (BUSCO:EOG09264P74; COG:S; EggNog:ENOG503NX76), whose product is MQRPTYGQSPPLHHPVPQHVSTVPQLRSPPPLTSQPQGHGYDGSPYPQQQQQAPPGGNMFAQYGNFMNDPTAQIATQFGQTAFRQGQDYLEKNVNRLVNVSALKHYFNVTNSYVINKLFLVLFPWRHKPWTRRQASEVGAGGGQEAWFYLPPRDDINSPDMYIPVMSIVTYVFLRTLFAGFRGEFEPQLFGSVATIAIVMMILEILALRIGCYLLNISNQSQLLDLMAYSGYKFVGVIVTIAVSEIFNGGKGTGGWVGWTLFVYTCLANSLFLMRSLKYVLLPENNNTNQGPMQTMHPLDSRAKRSQRTQFLFAYSYPVQALLMWILCRP
- a CDS encoding hypothetical protein (EggNog:ENOG503NWSW; COG:U) — translated: MMATDSVTVRRQRDGSFLIATALPEHSILFQRAAYIFNQQYHQGRHLAMLDTFEILTTSGVVLWSRTYAAVSPSVVNNFINDVFIEEKSSVAGAKNGASAAENPSYKHDQHTLRWTFEKELGIIFVAVYRSLLHISWIDKLVDNIRAIFVGLYRDELTKPNTTIVECLTFDQYFDQQLRELEQAGGKSDTRALKSEVLSEDTGDEPPSPPNNRGQQAFRGVSPGSSPNVSRPGTPSASHLLVAKAGPGAKLSRRARKMQSTTSAPVSSGDEGSARKAKAKPVKRGRKWDADGLADEDDGVQLDYSVPTLTSDNEAEPGARPGAVEEVDASTWGSQTKGKFVLRDLGDEVNSILADADAKKNAATKTDAPSGLVGTGLSAIGGLFRNVVGGKVLTKQDLDKAMKGMEEHLLKKNVAREAAIRLCEGVEKELVGVKTGSFESINARIQKAIEASLTKMLTPTSSLDLLREIDAITSPSATSLRKARPYVMSIVGVNGVGKSTNLSKICFFLLQNKYKVLIAAGDTFRSGAVEQLAVHVRNLKELTTREGGQVELYQKGYGKDAATVAKDAVAYAAQEGFNVVLIDTAGRRHNDQRLMSSLEKFAKFAQPDKILMVGEALVGTDSVAQARNFNAAFGSGRSLDGFIISKCDTVGDMVGTLVSIVHATNVPVLFVGVGQHYSDLRNFSVKWAVEKLLSSA